In Chryseobacterium gleum, a single genomic region encodes these proteins:
- a CDS encoding XAC2610-related protein, translating into MNILNSYKHLSLFLLLGPLCFGQYQFEVKNVSKKYNAIIQVENCNDGQCGGKGTVELFDNNNNKVQSFVSDNLVLNPEQGQKLIPGKLIPLTNDQRSVIIDDFNFDRTKDVAIRNGNMGNYSSASYDVYVFNSTRMAFVKSEELTDLGSNCFDFFETDAKRKRLISYGKSGCCRLFTTEYAVIPNKGLDRVLEKEEDMTNENQVKVITKEKINNKWITKTKVYPADQYNRNKK; encoded by the coding sequence ATGAATATTTTGAACAGCTATAAGCATTTATCTTTATTTCTTTTATTGGGCCCTTTATGCTTTGGGCAATATCAGTTTGAAGTAAAAAATGTATCAAAGAAATATAACGCGATTATCCAGGTAGAAAATTGTAATGATGGCCAGTGTGGGGGAAAAGGAACGGTAGAATTGTTTGATAACAATAACAACAAGGTACAGAGTTTTGTTTCTGATAATCTTGTTTTAAATCCGGAACAGGGACAAAAATTGATTCCAGGGAAACTGATTCCTCTGACCAATGACCAGCGTTCAGTAATTATAGATGACTTTAATTTTGACAGAACCAAAGATGTGGCCATAAGAAACGGGAATATGGGAAATTACAGCTCGGCTTCTTATGATGTATATGTATTCAACAGCACAAGAATGGCATTTGTAAAAAGTGAAGAACTTACAGACCTGGGCTCAAATTGTTTTGATTTTTTTGAAACAGATGCCAAACGCAAACGTCTTATTTCCTACGGTAAGTCCGGTTGTTGCAGGCTTTTTACAACAGAATATGCTGTCATTCCGAACAAAGGACTGGATAGAGTCCTGGAAAAGGAGGAAGATATGACCAATGAGAATCAGGTAAAGGTAATAACAAAAGAAAAGATCAATAATAAATGGATTACCAAAACCAAGGTATATCCGGCAGATCAGTATAACAGAAATAAAAAGTAA
- a CDS encoding HD domain-containing protein, whose product MKIQKEIDFILAVDALKNVQRRNYNADDSRRENTAEHSWQIIILAQILYPYAKNRADIDLLRVIRMLSIHDLVEIEAGDTFIFDEKAMVGKFEREKASAQKIFGILDEPLRTEFFNLWLEFEEEKTPDAIFACGIDRIMPFILNSHTAGKSWTEAGVTERQIRNMLENAISRASDEMGEAFELLLNRNLETEKVLK is encoded by the coding sequence ATGAAAATTCAGAAAGAAATCGATTTTATCCTGGCAGTGGATGCCTTGAAAAATGTGCAGCGAAGAAACTACAATGCCGATGATTCCCGAAGAGAGAATACAGCAGAACATTCGTGGCAGATTATTATCCTGGCCCAGATCCTTTATCCATATGCTAAAAATCGTGCAGACATTGATTTGCTGAGAGTAATAAGAATGCTTTCTATTCATGACCTGGTGGAAATAGAAGCCGGAGACACTTTTATTTTTGATGAAAAAGCAATGGTAGGAAAATTCGAAAGAGAAAAAGCATCTGCCCAGAAGATCTTTGGAATTCTGGATGAACCTTTACGTACAGAGTTCTTTAACCTGTGGCTTGAGTTTGAGGAAGAAAAAACGCCGGATGCTATTTTTGCCTGTGGGATTGACAGAATCATGCCGTTTATTTTAAATTCCCATACTGCAGGAAAAAGCTGGACTGAAGCAGGAGTAACGGAAAGGCAGATCCGAAATATGCTTGAAAATGCGATCAGCAGAGCATCTGATGAAATGGGAGAGGCTTTTGAGCTTTTACTGAACAGAAATCTTGAAACGGAAAAGGTTTTGAAATAA
- a CDS encoding endonuclease MutS2 produces MYIDKEDLDELEFPQLLAEISPFAYSPKTREKILQLRPMEIDEAELSLKKTSEYLSSFESSNAIPFDEYEDIESELKLMLIENYRLENAAFIKIKTITEQIGKLQKFFPTMPETFPTLLEEVSVLEFRKDIIEKVDKVFNRFGEVKNEASPALKGIRTEIQHAKKAIQENFNRALTTYGQSDFLDDIRETIIDDQRVLAVKSGFKKRVPGRTLGISKTGSITYIQPDSVVKHYFKLRESEEEEKKEIDKVLRKLTAELAEFQPQLWRYQVYIFDLDLTRAKAKFGELINGVLPKINHHKTLRLRDAYHPLLWLRNKIENKTIHPQTLTLTEHNRIICISGPNAGGKSITLKTVGLLQLMIQSGILVPVHPKSEMFFFEKIMTDIGDNQSIENHLSTYSSRLKKMSGIIREADANTLLLIDEFGTGSDPELGGALAESFMEFFYDKKSFAIITTHYTNIKLVIEQLPNAQNAAMLFNEETLEPMYKLEVGQAGSSFTFEVAEKNKIPRFIIHSAKKKVEHDIVNLDKTIVKLQQEKFEVEKLKSDLAERKESVEDKRDNLQKLNDQLQQKLFNFQKLYEEEHRKLQFGNKIEAFIDSYTKGKSRKDVVKDFVKLLEQEKFRKLGTDKDESKRLQVVKRKITQQLKKEEVIEKIAETNERLEEKRKTDRAVWMKVGQRVRITGSTSVGTIEKISRNKVIVNYGTFKTTIDADELERI; encoded by the coding sequence GTGTATATAGATAAAGAAGATTTAGACGAATTAGAGTTTCCGCAATTGCTCGCGGAAATCTCCCCATTTGCGTATTCTCCGAAAACAAGAGAAAAAATTCTTCAACTTCGTCCGATGGAAATAGACGAGGCAGAACTTTCATTAAAGAAAACTTCAGAATACCTGTCGAGTTTCGAAAGTTCAAATGCGATTCCGTTTGATGAATACGAAGATATTGAAAGTGAGCTGAAGTTGATGCTGATTGAGAACTACCGTCTGGAAAATGCTGCTTTCATCAAAATAAAAACCATCACGGAACAGATCGGAAAACTGCAGAAGTTCTTCCCTACCATGCCGGAAACATTTCCTACTCTATTGGAAGAGGTTTCTGTACTGGAATTCAGAAAAGATATCATTGAGAAAGTAGATAAGGTTTTTAACCGTTTTGGTGAAGTAAAAAATGAAGCTTCCCCAGCTCTGAAAGGGATAAGAACTGAAATCCAGCATGCTAAAAAAGCCATCCAGGAAAATTTCAACCGTGCGCTTACCACGTATGGACAGAGTGACTTTCTGGACGATATACGGGAAACTATTATTGATGACCAGAGGGTTCTGGCTGTAAAATCAGGATTCAAAAAAAGGGTTCCGGGAAGAACATTAGGAATTTCCAAAACCGGTTCCATTACTTACATTCAGCCGGACAGTGTTGTAAAGCATTACTTCAAGCTTCGTGAAAGCGAAGAAGAAGAGAAAAAAGAAATCGATAAAGTTCTCCGTAAGCTTACTGCAGAACTGGCAGAATTTCAACCTCAGCTATGGAGATACCAGGTGTATATTTTTGACCTTGACCTTACGAGAGCAAAAGCGAAATTTGGTGAACTGATTAATGGAGTTCTTCCGAAAATCAATCATCATAAAACACTGAGATTAAGAGATGCTTATCATCCTCTGTTATGGTTAAGAAACAAAATAGAGAATAAAACGATTCATCCACAGACACTGACTTTAACGGAGCATAACAGAATCATCTGTATTTCCGGTCCGAACGCCGGTGGAAAATCGATCACCCTGAAAACGGTAGGATTATTACAGCTGATGATTCAGAGTGGTATCCTCGTTCCGGTTCATCCTAAGTCTGAAATGTTTTTCTTTGAAAAAATCATGACGGATATCGGAGATAACCAGTCCATTGAAAACCATTTATCAACGTATTCATCAAGATTGAAGAAAATGTCAGGAATCATCCGTGAGGCTGATGCCAATACGCTTTTGCTGATTGATGAATTCGGTACAGGTTCTGATCCTGAGCTGGGAGGTGCGCTGGCAGAAAGTTTCATGGAGTTTTTTTATGATAAAAAGAGTTTTGCCATCATTACAACGCACTATACGAATATCAAACTGGTGATAGAACAGCTCCCAAATGCCCAAAACGCAGCAATGCTCTTTAATGAAGAAACATTGGAACCAATGTATAAGCTGGAAGTAGGACAGGCAGGAAGTTCATTTACCTTTGAAGTTGCAGAAAAGAATAAAATTCCAAGATTTATCATCCATTCTGCCAAGAAAAAGGTAGAGCACGATATTGTTAATCTTGATAAAACCATTGTAAAACTGCAGCAGGAGAAATTTGAGGTTGAGAAACTGAAATCCGACCTTGCGGAAAGAAAAGAATCTGTAGAGGATAAACGTGATAACCTTCAGAAGCTTAATGACCAGCTTCAGCAGAAACTGTTCAATTTCCAGAAGCTGTATGAAGAGGAACACCGTAAGCTTCAGTTCGGAAATAAGATCGAAGCATTTATCGACAGCTATACCAAAGGAAAATCCAGAAAGGATGTTGTAAAAGATTTTGTGAAGCTTCTTGAGCAGGAAAAATTCAGAAAATTAGGTACTGATAAGGATGAATCCAAACGTCTGCAGGTTGTTAAGAGAAAAATTACCCAACAGTTGAAAAAAGAAGAAGTGATTGAAAAAATTGCTGAGACCAATGAAAGACTGGAGGAAAAACGTAAAACTGACCGTGCTGTGTGGATGAAAGTCGGGCAGCGTGTCCGTATTACAGGAAGCACCAGTGTTGGAACTATTGAGAAAATCTCACGTAATAAAGTAATCGTCAATTACGGAACTTTCAAAACAACCATTGATGCAGATGAACTTGAAAGAATTTAA
- a CDS encoding PspC domain-containing protein: protein MNKTLSIGLAGFSFTIEEHAYIKLSDYLNALRSSLEASEADEVMHDIEIRMVEIFKDSLGKREVINDTDVEKVIAQIGSPEKIEEQEEAYFSEKTSARKSNSGAYYTDKKQLFRDPEKQKVAGVCAGLAQYVGMDITAMRAIWLGIFILGIFTAAISSSLIGLLYVILWIVLPKAETAADFLKMQGKPMNFDNLKNESNKLVQFANESTQRVGEIYTENKPYINNAGSGIWNVFKYIVGGFFVLMAVGSIIGVFVLFALFAMDTDFPGANEIRFYMDDQGLDKVLAAMMVIGSLIPAILFSLLSIKIFSPKTKLRNIGWVVGGLFLLLIGLGTYFGISMAKKDMIYRGNKEDVENVAINTTSDTVYVDVKQINIPQNFKAYDNDIYSDKKSVYEEDYISVDVTRKPDIKTPYLIIKKEGKGYNFPIQMTVPVEVVNNKVLLPNYIKYPYEHRFRDYSLDYELVVPQKTVVISMKKDRINIDGDLDGDGINDNDQDNDDEHNNVRIEKNKITVNGSSIEYNSDDKDSIIVNGKKVPNNQAKKVIDSAVSTIKKSNKDMDIKIKDGKNEISIQTK, encoded by the coding sequence ATGAACAAGACACTCTCAATAGGACTCGCAGGTTTTTCTTTTACGATAGAAGAACACGCATATATAAAGCTCAGCGATTACCTGAATGCACTGAGAAGCTCACTGGAGGCTTCAGAAGCGGATGAGGTAATGCATGACATAGAAATTAGAATGGTAGAAATTTTCAAAGATTCTTTAGGAAAACGTGAAGTGATCAATGACACCGATGTAGAAAAGGTAATTGCACAGATCGGAAGCCCTGAAAAAATCGAAGAACAGGAAGAAGCTTATTTTTCCGAAAAAACATCTGCCAGAAAAAGTAATTCAGGAGCTTATTATACAGATAAAAAACAGCTTTTCCGTGATCCGGAAAAACAAAAAGTAGCAGGAGTTTGCGCAGGTTTAGCTCAATATGTAGGAATGGATATTACCGCAATGAGAGCAATCTGGCTTGGAATCTTTATCCTGGGAATTTTCACGGCAGCTATTTCCTCTTCATTAATAGGACTTTTATATGTAATTCTTTGGATCGTACTTCCAAAAGCTGAAACAGCAGCAGATTTCCTGAAAATGCAGGGAAAGCCTATGAACTTCGACAATCTTAAGAATGAGTCTAATAAACTGGTACAATTTGCCAATGAATCTACTCAGAGGGTCGGAGAAATCTATACTGAAAACAAACCTTATATCAACAATGCAGGGAGCGGAATCTGGAATGTATTCAAGTACATCGTAGGAGGATTCTTCGTACTGATGGCTGTAGGAAGCATTATAGGAGTATTTGTATTATTTGCCCTTTTCGCAATGGATACAGACTTCCCCGGAGCTAATGAGATCAGATTCTATATGGATGATCAGGGACTGGATAAAGTACTGGCTGCGATGATGGTCATCGGAAGTTTAATTCCGGCAATTCTTTTCAGCTTATTAAGCATCAAGATTTTCTCTCCAAAAACAAAGCTGAGAAATATCGGATGGGTTGTAGGAGGTTTATTTCTTCTTCTGATCGGACTTGGAACTTACTTCGGAATCAGCATGGCTAAGAAGGACATGATCTATAGAGGAAATAAAGAGGATGTAGAGAATGTAGCCATCAACACTACTTCAGATACAGTATATGTGGATGTAAAGCAAATCAACATCCCTCAGAACTTCAAAGCATATGACAATGATATTTATTCTGATAAAAAATCAGTGTATGAAGAAGATTATATCTCTGTAGATGTTACAAGAAAACCGGATATCAAAACACCTTATCTGATCATCAAAAAAGAAGGAAAAGGATATAACTTCCCTATTCAGATGACAGTTCCTGTAGAAGTGGTAAATAATAAAGTATTACTTCCGAACTACATCAAATATCCATATGAGCACAGATTCAGAGACTATAGCTTAGATTATGAACTTGTAGTTCCGCAAAAAACAGTTGTTATTTCAATGAAAAAAGACCGCATCAACATTGACGGAGACCTGGATGGAGATGGTATCAATGACAACGATCAGGATAATGATGACGAACATAACAATGTAAGAATTGAAAAGAATAAAATCACGGTAAACGGTTCCAGTATCGAATACAACTCTGATGATAAAGACAGTATCATTGTAAACGGTAAAAAAGTTCCGAACAACCAGGCAAAGAAAGTAATTGATTCTGCTGTGTCTACTATCAAGAAATCAAACAAGGATATGGACATCAAAATCAAAGACGGAAAAAACGAAATTTCCATACAAACTAAATAA
- a CDS encoding acyl-CoA thioesterase has protein sequence MTTEERIEASETRIFKAVFPNTTNHYDTLFGGTAMQLMDEVAFITATRFARKRVVTVSSDKIDFKKPIPAGTIVELIGKVSYVGKTSMKVNVEIYTEQMYSYEREKAIVGDFTFVAIDEFKKPIQIL, from the coding sequence ATGACTACAGAAGAAAGAATTGAAGCATCCGAAACCAGAATCTTTAAAGCGGTTTTCCCTAACACAACCAATCATTACGATACCCTTTTCGGTGGTACTGCTATGCAGCTGATGGATGAAGTAGCTTTTATCACCGCAACCCGTTTTGCCAGAAAAAGAGTGGTAACGGTAAGCAGTGACAAGATCGATTTCAAAAAACCTATTCCTGCCGGAACTATTGTGGAACTGATCGGGAAAGTTTCCTACGTGGGAAAAACCAGTATGAAAGTAAATGTTGAAATTTACACTGAGCAGATGTACTCCTACGAAAGAGAAAAAGCAATTGTAGGTGATTTTACTTTTGTAGCGATTGATGAATTCAAGAAACCAATTCAGATACTATAA
- a CDS encoding T9SS type A sorting domain-containing protein codes for MYNYKIDVHHLPKGVYFIQLKDKEKIARLKFIKK; via the coding sequence ATTTATAATTATAAAATAGACGTACATCATTTACCAAAAGGAGTTTATTTTATTCAGCTGAAAGACAAAGAAAAGATAGCCCGATTAAAATTCATTAAGAAGTAA
- a CDS encoding DUF4932 domain-containing protein, producing the protein MKKIILIITLILSVSLTAQKDVKIELPESYELGNIILALTEYGKTDPYDVQKIPPYYDEIISYFEPVKDHPLLKKVNYSRKDWKKFLGFRTDFYAFSFDNAGMLKRDFAFNSFGPKEVDENLELINDFVKKSNYRTFYKNHQQFYNTLIDNYKEYYYINDTYAFLDKIAEKPANEGDKKYIIAISPLVGGQNCHRDINSSLTVDFPNIGEDLILGNLKDNLARRILDNHTVFSEIDHGYVNPVSDKYSKEIAASFNLANWDKNSGYPGINSFNEYMTWAVYDLFIREKFPKEKTDSLSAIYHKVNIRRGFIAQNLFSEKVIELYKKHKSLDKLYAPLLKWTKKTGKRISQPSIVNANNKDFKKADTNNMVVQFTEPMKKTATLQLRLFEYVDGKQTSNTIIMVKNPVWSKDGKEVKFKLDSPYKNFELRFYVFSSMTGFYSQEGILLNPDNYLLLSS; encoded by the coding sequence ATGAAAAAAATTATTTTAATCATTACACTCATCCTTTCGGTATCCCTAACAGCACAAAAAGACGTAAAAATTGAACTCCCGGAAAGCTACGAACTGGGAAATATTATTTTAGCACTCACAGAATACGGTAAGACAGATCCATATGATGTTCAGAAAATTCCTCCGTATTATGATGAAATTATATCCTATTTTGAGCCTGTAAAAGATCACCCTCTGCTAAAAAAAGTAAACTATTCCAGAAAAGACTGGAAAAAATTCCTGGGTTTCCGAACTGATTTTTATGCGTTTTCTTTTGATAATGCAGGTATGCTTAAAAGAGATTTCGCATTCAATTCATTTGGCCCTAAAGAAGTGGATGAAAACCTGGAACTGATTAATGATTTTGTGAAGAAATCAAATTACAGAACCTTTTATAAAAATCATCAACAGTTTTATAATACCTTAATTGATAACTATAAAGAGTATTATTACATCAATGATACCTATGCTTTTTTGGATAAAATAGCAGAAAAACCAGCCAATGAAGGAGATAAGAAATATATTATCGCCATTTCTCCTTTGGTAGGCGGACAGAATTGCCATAGAGATATTAACAGCTCCTTAACTGTTGACTTTCCTAATATCGGAGAAGATCTTATCCTTGGAAATTTAAAAGATAATCTAGCAAGAAGGATTCTTGATAATCACACTGTATTTTCAGAAATTGATCATGGCTATGTAAACCCTGTTTCAGATAAATACTCAAAAGAAATAGCAGCAAGTTTCAATCTGGCAAATTGGGATAAAAACTCAGGATATCCTGGGATCAATTCATTTAATGAGTATATGACATGGGCTGTTTATGACTTATTTATCAGAGAAAAATTTCCAAAGGAAAAAACGGATAGTCTTTCCGCTATCTATCATAAAGTGAATATCCGACGTGGTTTCATTGCTCAGAATTTATTTTCCGAAAAGGTTATTGAACTTTACAAAAAGCATAAAAGTCTGGACAAACTGTATGCTCCATTATTAAAATGGACGAAGAAAACAGGAAAGAGAATCTCACAGCCTTCCATTGTCAATGCCAACAATAAAGATTTTAAGAAAGCAGATACAAACAATATGGTGGTGCAATTCACAGAACCAATGAAAAAGACAGCCACTCTTCAGTTGAGACTATTTGAATATGTAGATGGAAAGCAGACAAGCAATACCATTATTATGGTCAAAAATCCGGTTTGGTCTAAAGATGGAAAAGAAGTAAAATTTAAACTGGACAGTCCTTATAAAAATTTCGAACTGAGGTTTTATGTCTTTAGCAGTATGACAGGATTTTATTCTCAGGAAGGAATCTTATTAAACCCTGATAATTATTTGTTACTATCCTCGTAA
- a CDS encoding fibronectin type III domain-containing protein, with product MKKLVLLFLLFIISFYKCNVLKGKENTIALLPPPANVTVTDITPTSVTVSWTPQIGTGSTVSYNKVGLPGSGGTTYTTSSSITITNLTQCTTYEVKVSYVQAGGGYSAPVIFTTPMWYCMENSTATITPYLYASNVTLNATDLPAMVSNSTGTKAYADYRSDSTRKVKLVRGSSNNTISATKAGPAAQNPTTIGIWIDYNGDRSFDSTERILYSSNSTDINPVATFSVPQQAGQVDCKVAMRVISNTTPYFSNCGPTAEIQDYEVEFIDAVSLNVNEREIVNREINTYPNPVADILNFSGASEITDYEIYNAAG from the coding sequence ATGAAAAAACTAGTTCTATTATTTCTTTTGTTCATTATTTCATTTTATAAATGTAATGTATTGAAGGGGAAAGAAAATACAATTGCATTGTTGCCGCCGCCAGCAAATGTTACGGTTACGGATATAACCCCTACGAGTGTTACCGTTTCCTGGACTCCTCAAATTGGTACAGGAAGTACAGTATCTTATAATAAAGTTGGTCTTCCAGGATCAGGTGGTACAACTTATACTACAAGCAGCAGTATAACTATTACTAATTTGACACAGTGTACTACTTATGAAGTAAAGGTAAGTTATGTGCAGGCTGGAGGAGGATATTCAGCTCCTGTTATATTTACAACTCCTATGTGGTACTGTATGGAAAATTCTACAGCAACAATTACTCCTTATCTATATGCATCAAATGTAACACTTAATGCAACAGACCTACCTGCAATGGTTAGTAATTCAACAGGAACAAAAGCTTATGCAGATTATCGTTCGGATTCTACTCGCAAAGTCAAATTAGTTCGTGGAAGCAGCAACAATACTATTTCTGCTACTAAAGCCGGACCAGCTGCTCAAAATCCAACAACTATAGGGATTTGGATTGATTATAATGGAGATAGATCTTTTGACTCTACCGAAAGAATACTCTACTCAAGTAATAGTACAGATATAAATCCTGTGGCAACTTTTAGTGTACCCCAACAAGCTGGACAAGTAGACTGTAAAGTTGCTATGAGAGTCATATCTAATACAACACCTTATTTTTCAAATTGTGGACCTACAGCAGAAATACAGGATTATGAAGTTGAATTTATTGATGCTGTAAGTTTGAATGTTAATGAACGTGAGATAGTAAATCGTGAAATAAATACTTATCCCAATCCTGTTGCTGATATTTTAAATTTTTCAGGGGCTTCAGAAATAACAGATTATGAAATTTATAACGCCGCAGGATAG
- a CDS encoding ATP-binding cassette domain-containing protein: MSRLHVDSVTKSFNERKILQDIYIGCETRQIIGLLGRNGSGKSTLLKIIFGTEYGDTHFIKYDNTILKNISDRKKRISYLPQDLFLPKNIKIKNLVPLFCNQRNTELLFNSEFVHPFLHDKPKNLSKGEQRIIETLMIIYSEADFILLDEPFHSLSPKVTEELKKNILQESAHKGFIISDHNFKDVLDICELIYLLSDGHLKQIQDLNELRRYNYLPKSI, from the coding sequence ATGAGCAGACTGCATGTTGATAGCGTAACAAAATCTTTTAATGAAAGGAAAATTCTGCAGGATATTTATATAGGATGCGAAACAAGACAAATCATAGGTTTATTAGGCCGAAATGGAAGCGGAAAATCAACACTATTGAAAATCATCTTCGGAACTGAATATGGTGATACTCATTTTATAAAATATGACAACACTATTTTAAAAAACATTTCCGACAGAAAAAAACGAATCTCCTACTTGCCGCAGGACCTCTTTTTACCCAAAAATATAAAAATCAAAAACCTGGTTCCTCTTTTTTGTAATCAAAGAAATACTGAATTACTTTTTAATTCAGAGTTTGTACATCCTTTTCTTCATGATAAACCTAAAAACCTTTCCAAAGGTGAGCAGAGAATTATTGAAACCCTGATGATTATTTATTCTGAAGCAGATTTTATTTTACTGGACGAGCCATTTCACAGTCTTTCTCCGAAGGTTACTGAAGAACTAAAGAAAAATATACTTCAGGAGTCAGCACACAAAGGATTTATTATTTCTGATCATAATTTTAAAGATGTTCTGGACATTTGTGAACTTATATATTTGCTTTCCGACGGCCATCTGAAACAAATACAAGATTTAAATGAACTGCGGCGGTATAATTATCTTCCGAAAAGCATTTAA
- a CDS encoding PadR family transcriptional regulator: MNTENTKAQMRKGILEFCILSLINNREMYVSDLIDELKKGKLDVVEGTLYPLLTRLKNGEFLSYRWEESTGGPPRKYYQITEKGKLFLDELLNTWNELTASVNQITQQN, translated from the coding sequence ATGAATACTGAAAATACCAAAGCGCAAATGCGAAAAGGAATTCTGGAATTCTGTATTCTAAGTCTCATCAATAACCGCGAAATGTATGTTTCCGATCTTATTGATGAACTGAAAAAAGGAAAACTGGATGTAGTGGAAGGGACCCTCTACCCTCTTCTTACAAGACTTAAAAACGGAGAGTTTCTCTCTTACAGATGGGAAGAATCTACAGGAGGCCCACCCAGAAAATATTATCAGATCACAGAAAAAGGAAAACTTTTCCTGGATGAACTTCTCAATACATGGAATGAGCTGACAGCCTCAGTAAATCAAATCACCCAACAAAATTAA